Proteins from a single region of Paraglaciecola sp. T6c:
- a CDS encoding cytidine deaminase — translation MNKQQTDLQSLFNAALDVQAKAHAPYSDYRVGSALVAEDGKTYTGCNVENVSFPLGQCAEGNALAAMVAGGARQVREILIASPNEHFCSPCGGCRQRIFEFASKDTLVHMATSEGEIKTLSMNEILPFAFEQ, via the coding sequence TTGAATAAGCAACAAACTGATTTACAAAGCCTCTTTAATGCCGCTTTGGATGTACAAGCCAAAGCACACGCTCCTTATTCTGATTACAGAGTGGGCTCTGCCCTAGTGGCAGAAGACGGTAAAACGTATACTGGCTGCAACGTAGAAAACGTGTCATTTCCGCTAGGTCAGTGTGCCGAAGGAAACGCCTTAGCAGCAATGGTGGCAGGTGGTGCGAGGCAAGTCCGTGAAATTTTAATTGCCAGCCCAAATGAACACTTTTGCTCACCGTGTGGCGGGTGTCGTCAGCGTATTTTTGAGTTCGCCAGCAAAGACACTTTAGTTCATATGGCCACCAGCGAAGGTGAAATTAAAACGCTTTCCATGAATGAAATTTTACCCTTTGCATTTGAGCAGTAA
- a CDS encoding RNA polymerase sigma factor, with the protein MSKTLQKASLFFLNSHVKPQALEITSPASKPKKIQAPNAIDKLFRDHWRDVCCILHKCYGSGPPEPEDVAQEAFSRIAQIRDFEQIEDPKAYIIKIAMNITLKSIGRLCKTRELIAQHTQLPEDQCDDVCPETILQGEQRIAAIQKGTEQLTEKQRDILMRARIKGQTYSEISSDTGWSVADICRQLNAIMAILERIDEQENNANDQAFSSHMSPRNISTEPTS; encoded by the coding sequence ATGAGCAAAACGCTACAAAAGGCTTCGCTGTTTTTTCTAAACTCCCATGTAAAACCCCAAGCTTTAGAAATAACGTCCCCTGCGTCTAAACCAAAGAAGATACAAGCGCCTAACGCAATCGATAAGCTGTTCAGAGATCATTGGCGCGATGTGTGCTGCATACTGCACAAATGTTACGGCTCAGGTCCACCAGAGCCAGAAGACGTGGCCCAAGAAGCGTTTAGCCGTATTGCCCAAATACGTGATTTTGAACAAATAGAAGACCCCAAAGCCTATATCATCAAAATAGCGATGAATATTACCCTCAAATCGATAGGGCGTTTGTGTAAAACTCGTGAGCTCATTGCACAGCATACTCAACTCCCAGAAGATCAGTGTGATGACGTTTGCCCCGAAACTATTTTGCAGGGTGAGCAACGTATTGCTGCAATACAAAAAGGCACAGAACAGCTAACTGAGAAGCAACGCGACATTTTGATGCGCGCCCGGATCAAAGGCCAAACGTATTCTGAAATATCCTCAGATACCGGCTGGAGTGTTGCAGATATCTGCCGCCAACTAAACGCGATAATGGCAATTTTAGAGCGCATTGATGAGCAGGAGAATAACGCCAACGACCAAGCTTTCTCATCGCATATGTCGCCCCGCAATATCTCAACAGAGCCAACGTCATGA
- a CDS encoding beta-phosphoglucomutase family hydrolase, producing the protein MPDLSRYKGIVFDMDGTLIDSMGSHAVAWQQTCERFGYPYDAQYIHDLGGVPTRQIAQLLNKKHGMDHNLDEVAEVKRQAWLALDENLTVIQDTFDVMQRYKGILKMGVGTGSERENAIRMLTETGLLERVETVVTASDVTHGKPHGETFLTVAKNMGLNADECVVFEDTEIGRQAAQHAGMDCIMVINGKIELPVA; encoded by the coding sequence ATGCCAGATTTAAGCCGTTACAAAGGGATCGTTTTTGATATGGACGGTACGTTAATCGACTCAATGGGCTCCCACGCGGTTGCATGGCAACAAACCTGTGAACGTTTTGGTTATCCATACGATGCTCAATATATTCATGACTTAGGGGGAGTCCCCACGCGTCAAATAGCGCAGTTACTGAATAAAAAGCACGGCATGGATCACAACTTAGATGAAGTTGCCGAGGTTAAGCGCCAAGCTTGGCTAGCGCTAGATGAAAACCTAACCGTGATCCAAGATACGTTTGATGTAATGCAGCGTTACAAAGGCATCCTGAAAATGGGCGTTGGCACTGGCTCAGAGCGGGAAAACGCCATTCGAATGTTGACCGAAACCGGCCTGCTTGAAAGGGTTGAAACGGTCGTCACGGCGTCAGATGTTACCCATGGTAAACCCCATGGTGAAACATTCTTAACCGTCGCTAAAAACATGGGCCTGAATGCTGACGAGTGTGTCGTGTTTGAAGACACTGAAATTGGCCGCCAAGCCGCACAACATGCAGGAATGGATTGCATCATGGTCATCAATGGCAAGATAGAGCTGCCTGTTGCTTAA
- a CDS encoding IclR family transcriptional regulator, whose amino-acid sequence MEATSSKKYSAPALEKGLDILELLSKDATPLSTSTIAEKLGRSNAEIYRMILVLEQRGYIEKSEDIDGYQVTRRLLQLGTEHEPIKDILEYAQPIMRSLAEKTSMSCHIAVESQEQIVVISRVETPSNLSYSVRVGYRRPIVFAASGRILFVNQSAEKKESMINLLKKHHSEDEVKQFMADCKKVSKQGYLKAPSAFVHGVTDLSYPIIDSDHAVATLTIPYIMGIDDVLKELKVAAEEISKAVSYGIVRKL is encoded by the coding sequence ATGGAAGCGACATCATCGAAGAAGTACTCAGCGCCTGCCCTAGAAAAGGGATTAGATATTCTCGAGCTATTATCCAAAGACGCCACCCCTTTGAGTACTTCCACCATAGCGGAGAAGCTGGGTCGTTCAAATGCAGAAATTTACCGAATGATTTTAGTATTGGAACAACGAGGATATATTGAAAAAAGTGAGGATATCGACGGATATCAAGTCACTCGCCGATTGTTGCAGTTGGGTACTGAGCACGAGCCAATCAAAGATATTCTAGAATATGCGCAACCTATCATGCGTTCTCTAGCAGAAAAAACCAGTATGTCGTGTCATATTGCTGTGGAATCACAAGAACAGATTGTGGTTATTTCTCGGGTAGAAACACCAAGTAACTTGTCGTACTCGGTGAGAGTAGGCTATCGCCGCCCCATCGTTTTTGCCGCATCCGGGCGAATTTTGTTTGTTAATCAGTCGGCCGAGAAGAAAGAGTCAATGATTAACTTACTTAAAAAGCACCACAGTGAAGATGAAGTTAAGCAATTTATGGCGGATTGCAAAAAGGTCTCTAAGCAAGGCTACTTGAAAGCCCCCAGTGCATTTGTGCACGGAGTGACTGATTTGTCTTACCCAATCATTGATTCAGACCACGCCGTTGCTACGCTCACAATCCCTTATATCATGGGCATTGATGACGTACTTAAAGAGCTAAAAGTGGCAGCTGAAGAAATTTCTAAAGCGGTCTCTTATGGGATTGTACGAAAACTTTAG
- a CDS encoding FecR family protein: MTHTKSNSSDNGLNNSNRPSVKKSNKRCANHEVNESSEYEQASSSSSPQARAKARARAREWLTYLYCGHTSADKREEFVLWLNSSDDNKQAFNHSQKIWQTIGMTDSAAEWIQQHADQQTTTVHQVKPKRIFAKSFLALCAMAASVALLAFNGVFNTTAHLEIPQPQTAFTSPVGQNRQITLSDGSDVTLAGNSSILVAFSEDERRITLRKGSAYFDVTHDPSRVFSVTAQQTQVRVRGTAFEVKYSPNNSLKISVQRGLVDVADLPETAGQREQVLQLRPNEQLHTDIQGRFLSPITVFQPETEFAWLEQRLIYDNVPLKNVIMDINRYVKKPVIILDNSINELPITASFTFEQIEPMLEGLASAYPITLTHEATRSVLTEE; the protein is encoded by the coding sequence ATGACCCATACAAAGAGCAATTCTAGCGACAACGGACTAAACAATAGCAATCGACCAAGTGTTAAAAAAAGCAATAAGCGCTGCGCAAATCATGAAGTGAATGAAAGCAGTGAATACGAGCAGGCTTCCAGCTCATCCTCGCCTCAAGCCAGAGCCAAAGCCAGAGCCAGAGCCAGAGAATGGTTAACGTACTTATATTGCGGACATACCAGCGCAGACAAACGCGAAGAGTTTGTTTTGTGGCTCAATAGCAGTGACGATAACAAGCAGGCTTTTAACCACAGTCAAAAGATCTGGCAAACCATCGGCATGACAGATTCTGCGGCAGAATGGATACAGCAACATGCAGATCAGCAAACGACCACAGTGCATCAAGTAAAGCCCAAACGTATATTCGCAAAATCGTTTTTGGCGTTATGTGCAATGGCCGCCAGTGTGGCTTTACTTGCGTTCAATGGGGTATTTAACACAACCGCTCATCTTGAAATTCCTCAACCGCAAACCGCGTTCACCTCGCCTGTGGGGCAAAATCGCCAAATCACCTTAAGTGATGGCAGTGACGTGACGCTTGCTGGCAATTCAAGTATTTTAGTCGCGTTCAGTGAGGATGAAAGGCGTATAACCTTACGTAAAGGAAGCGCCTACTTTGATGTGACTCATGACCCTAGTCGCGTATTTTCCGTTACGGCTCAGCAAACTCAAGTACGGGTACGTGGTACCGCGTTTGAGGTAAAATACAGCCCAAACAATAGTTTGAAAATTTCAGTTCAACGGGGTTTGGTTGATGTGGCTGACCTACCAGAAACAGCAGGGCAAAGGGAGCAAGTATTACAGCTAAGACCAAACGAACAACTGCATACTGATATCCAAGGGAGGTTTCTCTCACCTATTACTGTTTTTCAGCCTGAGACTGAATTTGCTTGGTTAGAGCAGCGGCTGATTTACGATAACGTTCCCCTCAAAAATGTCATCATGGATATTAATCGCTACGTGAAAAAACCAGTGATTATTTTAGATAACAGCATTAACGAACTGCCTATCACGGCATCATTTACCTTCGAGCAAATCGAGCCCATGTTAGAGGGATTAGCCTCGGCCTACCCCATAACACTCACCCATGAAGCCACTCGAAGCGTGTTAACCGAAGAATAA
- a CDS encoding Npun_F0296 family exosortase-dependent surface protein — protein MKNSMTKNSIKLFKTTLIALAVSQSAHAAVISFGGQAATDGSGKTSLKINADNTINSLSDGYFVETFDKATAIDALPLTQDESYNVAGSSNGCAINSPLAVTASGSSVLNVREGSTRNVAAAPAGDNTCYAYTTPSTVGVDSFVDIDYTSFLDSIGTTVSSLADSRVNYLGFYWGSVDTYNSFEFYSDDALVGKITGAELLAQLNGTAGNQVADSSNVYVNIAFDANEAFNRLRVISSGVAGEFDNIVVGLDKRDVPAPTSLAIVGLGLLGLGVGKRLKK, from the coding sequence ATGAAAAATTCAATGACTAAAAACAGTATAAAGTTATTTAAAACGACCTTAATCGCTTTGGCAGTTAGCCAGTCTGCGCATGCGGCGGTTATTTCCTTCGGGGGCCAAGCCGCCACTGACGGCTCGGGCAAGACGAGTCTAAAAATCAACGCTGACAACACGATCAATTCTTTGTCCGACGGCTACTTCGTAGAAACGTTTGACAAAGCCACCGCTATCGATGCGCTGCCCTTGACCCAAGATGAAAGCTACAACGTTGCAGGCTCATCAAACGGATGTGCCATCAACTCACCACTAGCCGTTACAGCCAGTGGTTCGTCCGTGCTTAACGTTCGTGAGGGGTCAACTAGGAATGTTGCCGCGGCACCTGCTGGCGATAACACTTGTTATGCTTACACAACGCCTTCCACCGTGGGTGTGGATAGTTTTGTAGATATCGATTACACAAGCTTTCTAGACAGTATAGGAACAACCGTGTCGTCACTTGCTGATTCTCGCGTTAATTATCTAGGCTTTTATTGGGGCTCGGTAGACACCTATAACTCTTTTGAGTTTTACTCTGACGATGCACTCGTGGGCAAAATAACTGGCGCTGAGCTTTTGGCCCAACTAAACGGCACCGCTGGTAACCAAGTCGCGGATTCATCAAATGTCTATGTCAACATAGCCTTTGATGCAAACGAAGCTTTTAACAGACTTCGAGTTATCTCTTCTGGTGTTGCAGGTGAGTTTGACAACATCGTTGTTGGATTAGACAAGCGAGACGTGCCCGCGCCAACCAGCCTTGCTATCGTCGGTTTAGGGCTATTAGGTCTTGGCGTTGGAAAGCGCCTCAAGAAATAA
- a CDS encoding zinc-binding alcohol dehydrogenase family protein has product MKTIVCIEPGILEKRDVEKPSPSAGEVLVKIKSIGICGTDIHAYAGNQPFFEYPRVLGHELSGTIVSLGEGVELPVGSSVYIIPYLHCGDCIACNNGKPNCCTNIEVLGVHRDGGMCEYLSVPASAVVISDGLSFNDMAIIECLAIGAHAVRRAQLTKDDTVLVQGAGPIGLSTAQFAKVAGAKVFVSDIKQDKLTFCKEEYNLDAVVDASGDVNAQLAALTDGQYPTVIMDCTGNVNAMQSTFTNLAHGGKIVFISVIKKDICFNDPEFHKRETTLLGSRNATLEDFEFVVNCLKDGSVVSRSLVTHTGKFSEVMDTFESWTKPETGVIKAVVEMDE; this is encoded by the coding sequence ATGAAAACTATCGTATGTATTGAGCCCGGTATTTTAGAAAAACGAGATGTCGAAAAACCATCACCTAGCGCAGGCGAAGTGCTAGTTAAGATTAAATCTATTGGTATTTGCGGTACTGATATTCACGCCTACGCAGGGAACCAACCTTTTTTTGAATACCCCCGAGTTCTAGGTCACGAATTGTCAGGTACAATTGTTAGCCTTGGTGAGGGCGTTGAGCTCCCAGTGGGCTCATCGGTTTACATCATTCCTTATTTGCATTGCGGTGATTGCATTGCGTGCAACAATGGTAAGCCGAACTGCTGCACTAATATTGAAGTATTAGGAGTGCACCGAGATGGTGGCATGTGTGAGTACCTAAGTGTGCCAGCGTCAGCAGTCGTGATATCTGATGGACTTTCATTTAACGACATGGCAATAATCGAATGTCTTGCTATTGGTGCTCATGCCGTTAGGCGAGCACAGCTGACCAAAGATGACACTGTTCTGGTTCAAGGTGCAGGGCCTATAGGATTAAGCACTGCGCAGTTTGCGAAAGTAGCGGGCGCAAAAGTCTTTGTCTCAGATATCAAACAAGACAAACTCACTTTCTGTAAAGAAGAATATAACTTAGACGCAGTGGTGGATGCATCAGGTGATGTAAATGCGCAATTAGCCGCACTGACCGACGGCCAATATCCAACTGTGATAATGGATTGCACTGGTAATGTGAACGCTATGCAGTCGACATTCACTAACTTGGCCCATGGCGGAAAAATCGTATTTATTAGTGTCATTAAAAAAGACATTTGCTTTAATGATCCTGAGTTTCATAAGCGTGAAACAACCTTATTAGGTAGTAGAAACGCAACGTTAGAGGATTTTGAATTTGTCGTTAACTGTTTGAAAGATGGCTCAGTGGTAAGTCGATCTTTAGTGACCCATACGGGGAAATTTAGTGAAGTGATGGATACGTTCGAAAGCTGGACAAAACCAGAAACCGGTGTGATTAAAGCCGTGGTAGAAATGGACGAGTAA
- the nlpI gene encoding lipoprotein NlpI yields MQNKFFSLVFLGLILSGCASSNQAQQSQAQMSNLLLAEPAPMSVRSQMAIARYNQILEKAPLEDQERAELLHQRGMLYDSVGLAGLAQYDFDHAIRLKPDMAEAYNSLGVHYTQQMNFIQAYEAFDATLDINPDYEFAFLNRGIALYYGGRADLAVNDFSEFYRNDESDPYRALWSFIAHSELDQADALITLSNNRENLDEDNWATHLVDLYLGRIDEQALLNALIQGVKSQQELTDRLCEAYFYLGKYNSALGNRGVASNYFKLALSTNVFEYVEHRYARLELDMLRDKAVAESEGPQ; encoded by the coding sequence ATGCAAAATAAATTTTTCTCACTGGTATTCTTAGGATTGATATTAAGTGGTTGCGCTAGTAGCAATCAAGCTCAGCAAAGCCAAGCACAGATGAGTAACTTATTACTCGCGGAACCTGCGCCCATGAGCGTGCGTTCGCAAATGGCGATTGCTAGGTATAACCAAATTCTTGAGAAAGCACCGTTAGAAGATCAAGAAAGGGCAGAGTTACTCCATCAACGTGGCATGTTGTATGACAGCGTTGGGCTTGCTGGTTTAGCCCAATACGATTTTGATCATGCAATACGTCTTAAACCAGATATGGCGGAGGCGTATAATTCTTTGGGGGTACATTACACCCAGCAAATGAATTTTATACAAGCCTATGAAGCGTTTGATGCCACATTAGACATCAATCCTGATTATGAATTTGCATTTTTGAATCGTGGGATTGCGCTTTATTACGGTGGCCGTGCCGATTTAGCCGTGAATGATTTTAGTGAATTCTACCGAAATGATGAATCCGATCCATATCGTGCACTTTGGTCCTTTATTGCCCATAGCGAACTTGACCAAGCAGATGCATTAATTACGTTAAGCAATAATCGTGAAAACTTAGACGAAGACAACTGGGCGACACATTTAGTCGACCTATATCTAGGACGTATAGATGAACAGGCATTATTAAACGCCCTAATTCAAGGGGTAAAAAGTCAGCAAGAGTTGACGGATCGCCTTTGTGAAGCGTATTTCTATCTGGGAAAATATAACTCAGCTTTGGGTAACCGCGGTGTGGCGTCGAATTACTTCAAGTTAGCTCTGAGCACCAACGTATTTGAATATGTTGAACACAGATATGCGCGACTTGAGCTTGATATGCTGCGCGATAAAGCCGTTGCTGAAAGTGAAGGGCCACAATAG
- a CDS encoding sulfatase family protein, producing the protein MTLKLKVLLTLATVFALGGCVSAESSSTNSTTSSASSTSNETQQYNILYIMTDDHAAHAVGAYQGRLAELNPTPNLDALANEGMTFTNVFVTNSICTPSRATILTGQYSQTNGVLDLRGKIATSQQHLPRLMKEAGYETAIIGKWHLKAEPGAFDYYQVLESQGTYFDPEFRTRGPKPWPENETQYTGHSSDVVTDLSIEWLENRVANKPFFLMHQFKAPHDMFKYAPRYEDFLAAETIPEPDDLYAVAKTFGSIATRGKNDTLRADIGTSVSRRNNRRSMGIDLGVDPNLSEEEFTRQAYQKYLKAYLRCVKGVDDNVARLIQTLRDTGQYKNTIIIYTSDQGMMLGEHDLQDKRWIFDESIRMPLIVKHPDASETGIQSDLLINNTDFAPFILDLANISTPKYMHGKSFKTALFSQPPEQWRTASYYRYWTHRAYHDVPAHFGVRSKEYKLVFYYGTNHMDSPYPFYDKAWLNKTGRSNNTIDTPVAWELYDLKNDPSEQNNVYYDPRYSSVIASLKSELQEQRAMYGETDAKYPHIQRIIDRHWND; encoded by the coding sequence ATGACGTTAAAATTAAAAGTGCTACTCACGTTGGCAACTGTTTTTGCGCTCGGGGGATGTGTATCGGCTGAGTCTTCTTCCACTAACTCGACGACTTCTAGCGCTTCCAGTACAAGCAACGAAACCCAGCAATACAATATTCTATACATCATGACGGATGATCATGCGGCTCACGCAGTAGGCGCATATCAGGGGCGCTTAGCTGAACTTAACCCCACTCCAAATCTAGATGCCTTGGCAAATGAAGGCATGACCTTTACCAACGTATTCGTGACTAATTCGATTTGCACACCGAGCCGTGCAACGATATTAACCGGTCAATACAGTCAAACGAACGGCGTACTCGATCTCAGGGGGAAAATCGCGACATCCCAGCAGCACTTACCGCGATTAATGAAAGAGGCGGGCTACGAGACTGCCATCATTGGAAAGTGGCATTTAAAAGCAGAACCAGGTGCATTTGATTACTATCAGGTACTTGAGTCTCAAGGCACGTACTTTGACCCTGAGTTTAGAACAAGAGGCCCCAAGCCTTGGCCTGAAAACGAAACGCAATACACTGGGCATTCTTCAGATGTTGTAACTGATTTATCGATCGAATGGTTAGAAAACCGAGTGGCCAATAAGCCGTTTTTCTTGATGCATCAATTTAAAGCCCCTCACGATATGTTTAAGTACGCGCCGCGCTATGAAGACTTCCTCGCTGCTGAAACTATCCCTGAGCCAGATGATTTATACGCTGTAGCCAAAACATTCGGTTCTATTGCGACAAGAGGTAAAAACGATACCCTAAGAGCCGATATTGGCACCTCAGTGTCACGCAGAAACAATCGGCGAAGCATGGGAATAGACTTAGGCGTTGACCCAAATTTAAGTGAAGAAGAATTTACCCGCCAAGCGTATCAAAAATATTTGAAGGCATATCTTCGCTGCGTAAAAGGAGTTGACGATAACGTAGCGCGGTTAATTCAGACTCTCAGAGATACCGGCCAATACAAGAACACCATCATTATATATACGTCTGACCAAGGCATGATGCTCGGTGAGCATGACTTACAAGATAAACGTTGGATATTTGATGAATCTATCAGAATGCCGCTTATTGTTAAGCATCCTGATGCCAGTGAAACGGGCATACAAAGCGACTTGTTGATTAACAACACTGACTTCGCCCCTTTTATTTTAGACCTTGCGAATATCAGCACCCCAAAATATATGCACGGAAAAAGCTTTAAAACAGCGTTATTTTCACAACCCCCCGAACAATGGCGCACGGCGAGTTACTATCGCTACTGGACTCACAGAGCGTATCACGACGTACCCGCCCACTTTGGCGTGAGAAGTAAAGAGTATAAATTGGTTTTTTACTATGGGACGAACCACATGGACTCCCCCTACCCGTTTTACGATAAAGCATGGCTGAATAAAACAGGACGTTCGAACAATACCATCGACACACCCGTTGCATGGGAACTATACGACCTGAAGAACGATCCTTCAGAACAAAATAATGTTTATTACGATCCCCGTTATAGCAGCGTGATAGCTTCTCTGAAGTCAGAGTTACAAGAACAAAGAGCCATGTACGGCGAAACAGACGCTAAATACCCGCACATACAGAGAATTATCGACAGACATTGGAACGATTAG
- a CDS encoding PEP-CTERM sorting domain-containing protein produces MTRLFKKAKFISAAALLALTASQNISAATITLGGQAATDGSGKTSANVNSNNTINAISDGFFVETFDSATAIPGLPTANDTTYNVAGSSTGCAINSPLLVQPSSTNVLNVRTGSVRNVAAAPAGDTTCYAYTTPETVGTDSYVDIDYTNFLANIGTIDASLAGSSIDYLGFYWGSIDTYNTFEFYSDTDQLVKSIAGQEILDLVGGVEGDRLSDKSNVYVNINFSVAEAFTRLRVVSSGVAGEFDNIVVGLSNRNVPAPAGLAFLGLGLIGFVLRKKLQK; encoded by the coding sequence ATGACACGTTTATTTAAGAAAGCAAAATTCATATCAGCAGCCGCTTTACTAGCGCTAACTGCATCGCAAAACATTAGCGCCGCTACTATTACCTTAGGTGGTCAAGCAGCCACAGACGGTTCTGGTAAAACAAGCGCCAATGTTAACTCGAACAATACTATCAATGCCATCAGCGACGGTTTCTTTGTAGAAACGTTCGATAGCGCCACCGCAATTCCAGGGCTACCGACTGCAAATGACACAACTTATAATGTGGCAGGCAGTTCTACTGGTTGTGCAATCAACTCACCATTACTTGTTCAACCTAGCTCCACTAACGTGTTAAATGTACGTACAGGTTCAGTGAGAAATGTAGCAGCTGCACCTGCTGGTGACACGACTTGTTATGCTTATACCACACCTGAAACGGTTGGAACTGATAGTTACGTAGACATCGATTACACCAATTTCTTAGCCAACATCGGTACAATAGATGCGTCTTTAGCTGGTTCAAGCATTGACTACCTAGGCTTTTATTGGGGATCAATCGATACCTATAACACCTTTGAGTTTTACTCTGATACTGACCAATTAGTGAAAAGCATTGCTGGTCAAGAAATATTAGATCTTGTTGGTGGTGTTGAAGGTGACAGATTATCTGATAAGTCCAATGTTTACGTGAACATAAACTTCAGCGTTGCTGAAGCTTTCACCCGCTTACGTGTTGTTTCATCTGGCGTAGCCGGTGAGTTCGACAACATCGTGGTTGGTTTATCAAATCGTAATGTACCTGCACCAGCTGGTTTGGCTTTCTTAGGTCTAGGTCTAATCGGCTTCGTATTGCGTAAAAAACTGCAGAAGTAA
- the nadA gene encoding quinolinate synthase NadA, producing MNQALSIGTVDYPFPAKPARLTSAQQQDYIDKIKQLLIEKNATLVAHYYTDHEIQALAEETGGCISDSLEMARFGRDCDAQTLIVAGVRFMGETAKILSPDKTVIMPTLDATCSLDIGCPEAEFSAFCDAHPEHTVVVYANTSAAVKARADWVVTSSIALEIVEHLDAQGKKIIWAPDRHLGSYIAKETGADMLMWQGECIVHDEFSAKALRDMKHLYPDAAVLVHPESPASVVELADAVGSTTQLINASRTLPNDTFIVATDRGIFYKMQQLEPNKTFLEAPTAGNGATCKSCAHCPWMAMNGLEAIYKALTETTGHEIFVEDELRKKALVPLDRMLDFSAELKMKVTGNA from the coding sequence ATGAATCAGGCACTTTCTATCGGTACGGTGGATTATCCGTTCCCGGCAAAACCAGCGCGATTAACTTCTGCTCAGCAACAAGATTACATCGACAAAATTAAACAATTGCTCATCGAGAAGAATGCCACGTTAGTTGCGCATTACTATACTGATCATGAAATCCAAGCGCTAGCTGAAGAAACGGGTGGGTGCATTTCTGACTCCTTAGAAATGGCGCGCTTTGGCCGTGATTGCGATGCGCAAACACTTATTGTTGCAGGTGTTCGCTTTATGGGTGAAACAGCAAAGATACTCAGCCCAGACAAAACCGTAATCATGCCGACCCTTGATGCCACTTGTTCATTGGATATCGGCTGCCCAGAAGCCGAGTTTTCGGCGTTTTGTGATGCACATCCTGAGCATACCGTTGTGGTGTATGCCAATACATCTGCTGCGGTAAAAGCGCGTGCAGATTGGGTGGTAACATCAAGCATAGCCCTTGAAATCGTTGAACATTTAGACGCCCAAGGTAAAAAGATTATTTGGGCGCCTGATCGTCACTTAGGGTCATACATAGCTAAAGAAACCGGTGCTGACATGCTAATGTGGCAGGGCGAATGTATCGTGCACGACGAGTTCTCAGCTAAAGCCCTGCGCGACATGAAGCACCTATACCCGGACGCTGCTGTGCTTGTACATCCAGAGTCACCCGCCAGTGTAGTGGAGTTAGCCGACGCTGTAGGGTCTACGACCCAGCTTATTAATGCTTCTCGCACGTTACCCAATGACACCTTTATCGTCGCCACTGACCGAGGCATCTTTTATAAGATGCAACAGTTAGAGCCGAACAAAACCTTTTTAGAAGCACCCACTGCAGGCAATGGTGCAACGTGCAAAAGCTGTGCGCATTGCCCGTGGATGGCAATGAATGGATTAGAAGCGATTTACAAAGCGCTGACCGAGACGACAGGTCACGAAATATTCGTAGAGGATGAACTACGTAAAAAGGCCTTAGTACCGCTTGATCGAATGCTTGATTTTTCCGCTGAGCTGAAAATGAAGGTCACAGGCAACGCCTAG